A single genomic interval of Aureliella helgolandensis harbors:
- the fhcD gene encoding formylmethanofuran--tetrahydromethanopterin N-formyltransferase, which produces MQINGVEIQDTFAEAFPMTATRLIITAADRFWARRAAESMTGFATSVIGCGCEAGIEKELDPSQTPDGRPGIAVLIFSVSGKELEKQVVRRVGQCVLTCPSTSVFAGMQGEKKVALGSHLRYFGDGFQLSKVIGDRRYWRIPVMDGEFVCEESTARCKAVGGGNFLVLSESLSGALKACESAMHAMRQIPNVIMPFPGGVARSGSKVGSKYKSLNASTNDAYCPTLRTVTTSLLPVGVTAALEVVIDGLTQSDVERAMRVGILAACEVGERHGLRAIAGGNYGGKLGPYHFHLHEILG; this is translated from the coding sequence ATGCAGATTAACGGAGTCGAAATTCAGGACACGTTTGCCGAGGCGTTTCCGATGACTGCCACGCGACTTATCATTACCGCCGCCGATCGGTTTTGGGCGCGCAGGGCCGCCGAGTCGATGACCGGGTTTGCGACGAGTGTGATTGGCTGTGGTTGTGAAGCTGGAATTGAGAAAGAGCTCGACCCTAGCCAGACGCCCGACGGACGGCCGGGGATTGCGGTACTCATTTTCAGCGTGTCAGGCAAAGAGCTGGAAAAACAGGTCGTACGACGTGTGGGACAGTGCGTCTTGACCTGTCCATCGACGAGTGTCTTTGCTGGAATGCAGGGTGAAAAGAAAGTTGCGTTGGGAAGTCACTTACGCTATTTCGGCGACGGTTTTCAACTTTCCAAAGTGATTGGCGACCGACGCTATTGGCGAATTCCTGTCATGGATGGTGAGTTTGTTTGCGAGGAATCGACGGCGCGTTGTAAGGCGGTGGGAGGCGGCAATTTCTTAGTGCTGAGTGAGTCTCTGTCGGGTGCCTTGAAGGCTTGTGAATCGGCCATGCATGCGATGCGTCAAATTCCCAACGTGATCATGCCCTTCCCTGGAGGTGTTGCCCGCAGTGGCTCCAAAGTCGGCTCCAAATACAAATCCCTAAATGCATCGACCAATGACGCCTATTGCCCCACCTTGCGCACCGTGACCACCTCGCTATTGCCAGTGGGCGTCACTGCCGCATTGGAAGTGGTGATTGACGGCTTGACGCAGAGTGATGTGGAGCGAGCCATGCGGGTTGGTATCTTGGCGGCATGCGAAGTTGGCGAACGCCATGGTCTGCGCGCAATCGCTGGCGGCAATTATGGCGGAAAACTGGGGCCCTATCACTTCCATCTGCATGAGATTCTTGGATGA
- a CDS encoding ThuA domain-containing protein, with translation MTIASPNARVRVTIWNEFVHERNNPIVEKIYPAGIHTALQTGIAQQLGDTVDLRCATLDEPQHGLTDDILAATDVMLWWGHTAHDRVEEEIVAKVHRRVLDGMGLIVLHSGHASKIFQRLMGTSCMLRWREAAETERLWITSPGHPILAGIEGDYIELPQAEMYGEHFDIPSPEELLLVSWFEGGEVFRSGCTFQRGQGKIFYFRPGHETYPIYYNPQILRVISNAVLWARSDSGNYQFEGRHIEQPLSPIAPRPPSQ, from the coding sequence ATGACAATCGCAAGCCCCAATGCTCGTGTGCGCGTGACAATCTGGAACGAGTTCGTTCATGAGCGAAACAACCCGATCGTGGAGAAGATCTATCCGGCGGGCATCCACACTGCACTGCAGACGGGTATTGCCCAACAATTGGGCGATACGGTCGATCTGCGGTGTGCTACGCTGGATGAACCTCAGCATGGATTAACCGATGACATCCTAGCTGCGACCGACGTCATGCTCTGGTGGGGGCATACCGCTCATGACCGGGTCGAGGAAGAAATCGTCGCTAAGGTACATCGACGTGTTCTGGATGGCATGGGATTAATCGTGCTGCATAGCGGACATGCTTCGAAGATTTTCCAGCGGTTGATGGGAACCAGTTGCATGCTTCGCTGGCGAGAGGCGGCTGAGACCGAGCGGCTGTGGATCACCTCACCAGGGCATCCGATCTTAGCCGGAATCGAAGGAGACTACATCGAACTGCCCCAAGCCGAAATGTACGGGGAACATTTTGACATCCCCTCGCCCGAGGAACTGCTGCTAGTCAGCTGGTTCGAGGGTGGGGAAGTCTTTCGCAGCGGCTGCACTTTTCAACGTGGGCAAGGCAAGATTTTCTACTTTCGTCCCGGTCACGAAACCTATCCAATCTACTACAACCCGCAGATCTTGCGTGTCATCTCCAACGCAGTATTGTGGGCACGTAGCGACTCGGGAAATTATCAATTCGAGGGGCGGCATATCGAGCAGCCTCTCAGCCCGATTGCCCCTCGCCCTCCCAGCCAATAG
- a CDS encoding formylmethanofuran dehydrogenase subunit C, whose protein sequence is MTSLSIHRMVDPTATGTALSDVEAPIDLHGVVPDQVLDCSVPDIGALPIQVSGRTARLGDYFEVREGTRDKLVLSGRLAACHAVGGGMQSGILDVVGDVGDSLGRGMRGGKLTVSGNAGRCACSGLRGGTVVVQGSVGDYAAGAAPGNRLGMRGGTLVVHGDCGMWLATRMRRGLVIAVGSVAAGVASRLIAGTVVLCGELQPPIAADMRRGTLLLLGEAARVAEGRVPGFTTGIQAEMSFLPILLRELKSHLPPTLVPAERTDVVMRSLGDRASGGLGELMWYASPVPVESLYTDRS, encoded by the coding sequence ATGACTTCTCTCTCGATTCATCGCATGGTAGATCCCACCGCAACAGGCACAGCCTTAAGCGATGTGGAGGCGCCCATCGACCTGCATGGAGTGGTTCCAGACCAAGTCTTGGATTGCAGTGTGCCAGATATTGGCGCCTTGCCGATTCAGGTCTCGGGGCGCACCGCGCGATTGGGAGACTATTTTGAGGTCCGTGAAGGGACTCGCGACAAGCTCGTACTCAGCGGCCGACTTGCTGCATGCCATGCGGTAGGCGGAGGGATGCAAAGTGGCATCTTGGACGTGGTTGGCGACGTCGGAGATTCTTTGGGACGCGGGATGCGGGGAGGTAAGTTAACCGTGTCCGGCAACGCAGGCCGCTGCGCGTGTAGCGGGTTGCGCGGTGGAACGGTTGTGGTGCAGGGTAGTGTCGGAGACTATGCTGCCGGAGCTGCTCCTGGGAATCGCCTTGGAATGCGGGGTGGCACCCTTGTCGTTCACGGGGACTGCGGGATGTGGTTGGCCACGCGCATGCGACGTGGGCTGGTGATTGCGGTGGGCAGTGTGGCTGCCGGCGTCGCCTCGCGATTGATCGCTGGAACGGTCGTTTTGTGCGGTGAGCTGCAACCACCGATCGCAGCGGACATGCGGCGAGGGACTTTGCTGTTATTAGGTGAAGCGGCTCGTGTGGCAGAGGGGCGAGTGCCTGGCTTTACCACGGGCATTCAAGCTGAAATGTCGTTCCTGCCAATCTTGTTGCGCGAATTGAAGTCGCATTTGCCCCCTACGTTGGTACCTGCGGAACGCACGGACGTGGTCATGCGTTCCTTGGGGGACCGGGCCTCAGGTGGCTTGGGCGAACTGATGTGGTACGCTTCGCCGGTGCCTGTCGAATCGCTTTATACCGATCGATCCTAG
- a CDS encoding PQQ-binding-like beta-propeller repeat protein encodes MSMLGLALGTLSLTTRGNEPDQSWPQWRGPDASGVALNSNPPTTWSESENIKWKIEVPGTGNSTPIVLGDRIYVSTALKTDRVGEASDGADAQPPEATRPQGERGSGRPESARGESGRGRQDASGGGRGFGGEGARGQGGPGGRGRGGSRGGASPTNYYDFNVIAYERGSGQEVWRTTLTQQLPHEAGHSDNSFASSSPITDGERLYVSFGSRGVFCLDLDGQQLWEVNLGRMTTRNQFGEGSSPAVHNQTLVVQWDHEGDSFMVALDALTGKEKWRQPRDEQTTWSTPLITEFNGRAQVIANGSNRVRSYDLATGELIWECGGQAGNPIPSPVRFEDNVIVMTGFRGNAIYSVPLDAQGDVTDSATITWHGEDAAPYVPSPLLYKGQLYFVKSNNGILVSRDARTGELLIDQTRLPNISSVYASPVAAADHIYLTGRDGTTLVLDHGKSLTVVATNKLDDDIDASGAIVGNEIFLRGRKHLYCIAQ; translated from the coding sequence ATGAGCATGCTTGGGTTGGCCTTAGGGACGCTCTCCCTTACTACGCGTGGCAACGAACCAGACCAAAGCTGGCCACAATGGCGTGGCCCAGACGCGTCAGGCGTGGCACTCAATTCCAATCCACCCACGACCTGGAGCGAATCCGAGAATATCAAGTGGAAGATTGAAGTGCCTGGCACCGGCAACAGCACCCCGATCGTGCTGGGCGACCGAATTTACGTCAGCACGGCCCTCAAAACCGATCGAGTGGGGGAAGCTAGCGATGGAGCTGACGCACAACCTCCCGAAGCGACTCGGCCTCAGGGCGAACGCGGAAGCGGTCGCCCCGAAAGTGCGCGTGGCGAGTCGGGACGTGGCAGGCAGGACGCTTCGGGAGGAGGACGCGGATTTGGAGGCGAAGGTGCAAGAGGGCAGGGTGGTCCTGGCGGAAGAGGCCGGGGTGGTTCCCGCGGCGGAGCATCCCCCACCAACTATTACGACTTCAATGTCATCGCCTACGAACGCGGAAGTGGCCAGGAGGTTTGGCGGACTACGCTGACGCAACAACTCCCTCACGAAGCGGGCCACAGCGACAACAGCTTCGCCTCCTCCTCCCCCATCACCGATGGCGAGCGACTATACGTGTCGTTCGGTTCGCGAGGCGTGTTCTGCCTCGACCTCGATGGTCAACAACTGTGGGAAGTGAATCTGGGACGAATGACCACCCGGAACCAGTTCGGTGAAGGGAGTTCGCCTGCGGTTCACAACCAGACACTCGTCGTGCAATGGGACCATGAAGGGGATTCCTTCATGGTGGCGCTCGACGCCCTCACGGGCAAAGAAAAATGGCGACAACCACGCGACGAACAAACCACTTGGTCGACTCCATTGATCACAGAGTTCAACGGACGTGCCCAGGTCATTGCGAACGGCTCGAATCGCGTCCGCAGTTACGACCTTGCGACCGGCGAGCTGATTTGGGAATGCGGCGGACAAGCTGGCAACCCTATTCCATCCCCCGTGCGTTTTGAAGACAACGTCATCGTGATGACAGGCTTCCGCGGCAATGCGATCTACTCGGTCCCGCTAGATGCCCAGGGCGATGTAACTGACAGCGCTACCATTACATGGCACGGCGAAGACGCGGCTCCCTATGTACCTTCTCCGCTACTCTACAAAGGCCAACTCTACTTCGTCAAATCCAACAATGGGATTCTCGTATCGCGTGATGCCCGGACCGGTGAATTGCTGATTGACCAAACCCGTTTGCCGAACATTTCCTCGGTCTACGCCTCACCGGTAGCCGCCGCCGATCACATTTACTTGACTGGTCGCGACGGAACGACTCTGGTGCTCGACCACGGCAAGTCCCTGACGGTGGTCGCCACCAACAAGCTTGATGACGACATTGATGCCTCCGGTGCAATCGTCGGCAATGAAATCTTCCTGCGTGGCAGGAAACACCTCTACTGCATCGCCCAGTAG
- a CDS encoding class I SAM-dependent methyltransferase, translated as MGLFQDMKILYHLALRPVRGKNHAERMESFYSGQAEAYDDFRKRLLHGREELFQAIEVPEGGVWVDLGGGTGANMEFIADRVPQLGQAYVVDLASSLLKVASSRFESHGWDHVSAVEADATKWQPPEGQADVVTFSYSLTMIPDWFSAIENALRMLKPGGQIGVVDFYATRKHAAEGMQRHGWFTRTFWPVWFSTDNVFPSTDHLPFLRSHCETVLCNERRSKVPYIPLIRTPYYQYIGRKRG; from the coding sequence ATGGGGCTTTTCCAAGACATGAAGATTCTCTACCACTTGGCGCTCCGCCCAGTGCGAGGGAAGAATCATGCCGAACGCATGGAGAGTTTTTACTCCGGGCAGGCCGAGGCATACGACGATTTTCGTAAGCGATTGCTGCATGGACGGGAAGAGCTCTTCCAAGCCATTGAAGTGCCTGAAGGCGGAGTTTGGGTAGATTTAGGAGGAGGGACTGGCGCGAATATGGAGTTTATCGCCGATCGCGTTCCCCAGCTCGGCCAAGCCTATGTGGTCGACCTCGCCTCTTCGCTCCTGAAAGTTGCCAGTAGCCGATTTGAGAGCCATGGTTGGGACCATGTTTCTGCCGTCGAGGCCGATGCGACCAAGTGGCAGCCACCCGAGGGCCAGGCCGATGTGGTTACCTTCTCCTACTCGCTGACCATGATTCCCGACTGGTTCTCGGCCATCGAAAATGCACTGCGAATGCTCAAGCCTGGTGGACAGATCGGCGTCGTCGACTTCTATGCAACGCGGAAACATGCCGCCGAAGGCATGCAGCGACATGGATGGTTCACCCGGACGTTTTGGCCGGTGTGGTTCTCTACCGATAATGTCTTTCCATCCACCGATCATCTGCCCTTCCTGCGCTCGCATTGCGAGACCGTCTTGTGCAATGAACGTCGTTCCAAAGTGCCGTATATCCCGTTGATTCGTACGCCCTATTATCAATACATCGGTCGGAAACGCGGCTGA
- a CDS encoding tetratricopeptide repeat protein, whose product MAKKRPRRPLPASAADQGEALAAALKLHQHGQFPRAEKAYGKILLLDSKNAVVHHLLGRLYFQTDRRDAAIAALQQAVVLQPEYPDALLDLANMLHEVGSLTQAENCLHQLIRLRPEHALALNNLGVLYKDQQRFDEAIGAYRSSLQLDACNAEVLCNLAHALTCIDDLEGAVQTYRRVLDLEPASVEAHRCLVSLLRRAGQHAEAIEILSSWLELEPDNPVARHLVSAGSRTEVPQRASDEYVRDVFDKFAVTFEADLARLKYRGPLIVEQALTRELGSPEPLPSVLDAGCGTGLCGPVLRPFAQRLVGVDISRKMLEVAGQRRLYDELVEAELGDYLSRQSSLFDLIASADTFGYFGDLAALFLSAHAALVPGGLLLATIELSSDASELGYHLQSSGRYCHDRNYVSGSCEAAGFTIRNLVDDVLRVEAEQDVRVVVLAAQK is encoded by the coding sequence ATGGCAAAGAAGCGTCCCAGGCGGCCTCTTCCGGCTTCCGCGGCTGACCAAGGCGAAGCTCTCGCGGCCGCTCTGAAGTTGCATCAGCACGGGCAATTCCCGCGGGCGGAGAAAGCCTATGGGAAGATTTTGCTGCTCGACTCCAAGAATGCAGTGGTTCATCATCTCCTTGGCAGGCTTTACTTCCAGACGGATCGTCGAGACGCTGCCATAGCCGCGTTGCAGCAAGCGGTCGTTTTGCAGCCCGAATATCCCGATGCGCTGCTGGATCTGGCCAATATGTTGCACGAGGTCGGTTCTCTGACCCAGGCAGAAAATTGCTTGCATCAATTAATTCGGCTGCGTCCGGAGCATGCCCTAGCTTTAAATAATTTGGGGGTGCTCTATAAAGATCAACAGAGATTCGACGAGGCGATTGGAGCCTACCGTAGCTCGCTCCAATTGGACGCTTGCAATGCAGAAGTCCTCTGCAATCTCGCTCATGCATTGACCTGCATCGATGACCTGGAGGGAGCCGTCCAGACCTATCGTAGAGTGCTAGACTTGGAGCCTGCCAGCGTCGAGGCGCATCGCTGTCTCGTTTCACTTTTGCGCCGAGCTGGCCAGCATGCGGAAGCAATTGAAATCCTGTCGAGTTGGCTAGAGCTGGAACCGGATAATCCCGTGGCACGCCATTTGGTTTCAGCGGGAAGTCGTACGGAGGTTCCCCAGCGTGCATCCGACGAATATGTCCGAGACGTCTTTGATAAGTTTGCCGTCACGTTTGAAGCAGATCTCGCTCGATTAAAATATCGTGGACCCTTGATCGTTGAGCAAGCTTTGACGCGAGAGTTGGGAAGTCCCGAGCCTTTACCAAGCGTATTAGATGCAGGTTGCGGCACGGGCTTGTGTGGCCCCGTGTTGCGGCCCTTCGCACAGCGATTGGTCGGCGTCGACATCTCCCGCAAGATGCTTGAGGTAGCCGGGCAACGCAGGCTCTACGATGAGCTTGTTGAAGCCGAATTGGGAGACTACCTGTCAAGGCAGTCTTCGCTTTTTGATTTGATTGCCAGCGCCGATACGTTTGGCTATTTTGGCGATCTGGCCGCCTTGTTCCTGTCGGCGCATGCAGCCCTTGTCCCAGGCGGTTTGCTGCTTGCAACCATCGAACTCAGCAGCGATGCGTCGGAGCTTGGTTACCATCTCCAGTCCTCGGGACGATATTGTCACGATCGGAATTATGTCTCCGGAAGCTGTGAAGCAGCCGGCTTCACCATTCGGAACCTTGTCGACGACGTATTGCGCGTAGAAGCCGAGCAGGACGTTCGGGTAGTCGTCTTGGCGGCTCAGAAGTAG
- a CDS encoding DUF3419 family protein, whose protein sequence is MSLRNWISGRVFKFVHGNNLVYNTCWEDPRLDREALELTSEDRVLVITSAGCNALDYALAGPKHVYAVDMNPRQNALLELKMACIRKLQYEDFFGLFGAGHHKQAAKLYQSTLRAELSPWAQTYWDRWIKFFDNPRRTFYYRGTSGAFARMIAYYIDRVAKIRPEINEILEAQSVAEQQEVYDRIRDKFWSRTMRFALNRDTTLSMLGVPKAQRQQIENQYPGGILSFIQDSMEAVFSKLPAHDNYFWRVYITGSYTPECCPEYLKPDNFQRLKADDISNVSVHTDSVQGFLEKGDTPISRFILLDHMDWLSDHFFPLLESEWQAILGRAAPQTRVLWRSGGLRTDFIDRVQVTYQGKQVLLPELLKYHPEQAARLHELDRVHTYGSFYIADIAG, encoded by the coding sequence ATGTCACTGAGAAACTGGATCAGCGGACGCGTTTTTAAGTTCGTCCACGGAAATAACCTCGTCTACAACACCTGTTGGGAAGACCCGCGTCTTGATCGCGAAGCCCTGGAATTGACCAGCGAAGACCGCGTTCTGGTAATTACCTCAGCCGGTTGCAATGCGCTCGACTACGCCCTGGCGGGCCCCAAGCACGTGTATGCGGTGGATATGAATCCGCGTCAGAATGCGTTGCTCGAATTGAAAATGGCTTGTATTCGCAAGCTTCAGTACGAGGATTTCTTTGGGCTCTTCGGAGCCGGACATCACAAGCAAGCGGCCAAGCTGTACCAGTCGACACTTCGCGCCGAGCTCAGCCCCTGGGCGCAAACCTATTGGGATCGATGGATCAAGTTCTTTGACAATCCGCGACGCACCTTCTACTACCGCGGAACGTCAGGCGCCTTTGCTCGAATGATTGCCTACTACATCGATCGAGTGGCTAAGATTCGTCCCGAGATCAACGAGATTTTGGAAGCTCAATCGGTTGCGGAACAGCAAGAGGTCTACGATCGCATTCGCGACAAGTTTTGGAGTCGTACGATGCGTTTCGCTCTGAACCGCGATACGACGCTATCGATGCTAGGGGTGCCCAAGGCCCAGCGGCAGCAGATTGAGAATCAGTATCCTGGCGGAATCCTCAGCTTTATTCAGGATTCCATGGAAGCGGTGTTTTCGAAATTGCCAGCGCACGACAATTACTTTTGGCGCGTCTACATCACTGGTAGCTACACGCCTGAATGCTGTCCTGAGTATTTGAAGCCAGACAACTTTCAGCGTCTGAAAGCTGATGATATTTCCAATGTCTCAGTGCACACCGACAGCGTGCAAGGTTTTCTGGAAAAGGGAGATACTCCCATCTCACGCTTTATCCTGCTTGACCATATGGACTGGCTTTCGGATCACTTCTTCCCGCTGCTAGAATCGGAATGGCAAGCCATTCTGGGGAGGGCCGCTCCTCAAACTCGCGTGCTGTGGCGCAGCGGTGGTTTGCGAACCGACTTTATCGATCGCGTGCAAGTCACCTACCAGGGCAAGCAGGTGTTGCTGCCTGAATTGCTAAAGTACCATCCTGAGCAGGCTGCCCGCTTGCACGAACTGGATCGAGTGCACACCTACGGTAGTTTCTATATCGCTGACATTGCAGGATAG
- a CDS encoding prolyl oligopeptidase family serine peptidase, which yields MLTLVRSTLLPLAPWLILLAGHAFADGPADNNPQTVRPVPAIGIDVSDDDRARILARCTAIERELGSSSIPAKLHPLIAVFPRAVRMTLDTNMIYSPRELEQTNALLAEAERRLAAAKMGASLQLLLGIQDSPQPEPQLVVAGYASRIDGSIQPYGLVLPSQFQLSHLRQSSANPSPSNSSPALRLDVWLHGRGERVSESSFLSQRLGSAGEYTPADTIVLHPYGRYCNAFKFAGEIDVIEALEHVQTLFAIDQQKLAIRGFSMGGAGCWQLAVHYPNLWAAANPGAGFSETTEFLRVFQDEEFKPTPYQQQLLHWYDCPDWTNNLRHVPTIAYSGEIDRQKQAADVMAAAFAKQGMELPHVIGPQMGHKIDGDSKVLIEAFLAEKLATGKSPTPRKIDLTTYSLRYNRVGWMEITGLGQHWTEARVQGTWDDQGIHLTTNNVTHLTLHLPLGQLSSDATTLTVEIDEQILSLPIDASTANSDKREQEIWPVALSLQSETWSIDETPAAAATALRKRPGLQGPIDDAFMDRFVFVPPQADTALAAEKGTPSKVDQWVAQEYRHATGEWKRHFRGDIVEVQAQDVDAALMADSHLVLFGTPQTNPLIAQLLPQIPIEWTEQVVRGNGEEYSAAECVPVLIYPNPLNPTRYIVLNSGFTYREFAYLNNARQIPMLPDWAIVDIREGATSQYPGKILDAGFFSEDWQWK from the coding sequence ATGCTGACTCTCGTCCGCTCAACTTTACTGCCCCTAGCTCCTTGGCTGATCCTGCTAGCGGGTCACGCGTTCGCAGATGGCCCGGCCGACAACAATCCTCAGACCGTCCGCCCCGTTCCGGCTATTGGCATCGACGTTTCAGACGATGATCGCGCAAGGATCTTGGCCCGCTGCACCGCAATTGAGAGAGAGCTGGGGTCGAGCTCCATTCCTGCGAAGCTCCATCCGCTGATCGCAGTGTTTCCACGAGCGGTTCGAATGACCCTTGATACCAACATGATCTACTCGCCTCGCGAGCTGGAACAAACGAACGCGTTACTGGCCGAAGCCGAGCGGCGTCTAGCCGCTGCGAAAATGGGCGCTTCGCTCCAGCTCCTGCTGGGAATCCAAGACTCCCCCCAGCCGGAGCCACAGCTGGTGGTGGCGGGCTACGCGTCGCGCATTGACGGCTCCATCCAACCCTACGGACTCGTGCTCCCCTCCCAATTTCAACTCAGCCACTTGCGTCAATCGTCCGCGAATCCATCCCCGTCCAACTCCTCGCCCGCGCTTCGGCTCGACGTCTGGCTTCATGGCCGTGGAGAACGCGTTAGTGAATCGAGCTTCCTTTCACAACGACTCGGCTCAGCCGGAGAATACACTCCCGCCGACACCATTGTCCTGCATCCCTACGGCCGATATTGCAATGCGTTCAAATTCGCAGGCGAGATTGACGTGATCGAAGCCTTGGAACACGTGCAGACCCTCTTCGCGATCGACCAGCAGAAGTTGGCCATCCGGGGCTTTTCCATGGGAGGCGCAGGCTGCTGGCAATTGGCCGTGCATTACCCCAACCTGTGGGCTGCCGCAAATCCGGGAGCCGGTTTTAGTGAGACGACGGAGTTTTTGCGAGTCTTCCAAGACGAGGAATTCAAGCCCACACCGTACCAGCAGCAACTGTTGCACTGGTACGACTGTCCCGATTGGACCAACAACCTGCGACATGTCCCAACCATCGCCTACAGCGGTGAGATTGACCGCCAAAAACAGGCAGCCGACGTTATGGCGGCTGCGTTTGCGAAGCAAGGAATGGAGCTGCCCCACGTCATCGGACCTCAGATGGGGCACAAGATTGATGGCGATTCCAAGGTTCTGATCGAAGCGTTTTTAGCTGAGAAACTGGCGACCGGAAAAAGCCCAACACCCCGCAAGATCGACCTGACCACCTATTCACTGCGTTACAACCGAGTGGGCTGGATGGAAATCACGGGGCTTGGGCAACACTGGACAGAGGCCCGAGTGCAAGGCACCTGGGACGACCAAGGAATTCATCTGACAACCAACAACGTGACGCACCTTACGCTCCACTTACCGCTAGGGCAACTCTCCAGCGATGCAACAACGTTGACTGTCGAGATCGACGAGCAAATTCTTTCACTGCCAATCGATGCAAGCACCGCCAATTCGGATAAACGGGAACAGGAAATTTGGCCAGTTGCATTGAGCCTCCAGTCCGAGACTTGGTCCATTGATGAAACGCCGGCAGCAGCGGCAACCGCACTCCGTAAGCGGCCCGGCCTGCAGGGGCCCATCGATGACGCTTTCATGGATCGCTTTGTGTTTGTACCACCTCAAGCGGACACTGCCTTAGCAGCGGAGAAGGGCACTCCTTCGAAAGTTGACCAGTGGGTCGCTCAAGAGTATCGCCATGCTACCGGAGAATGGAAACGGCACTTCCGAGGGGACATCGTCGAGGTTCAAGCTCAAGATGTCGATGCCGCTCTAATGGCAGACAGCCACTTGGTACTATTTGGTACACCTCAAACCAATCCATTGATTGCGCAACTCTTACCACAAATCCCCATCGAGTGGACCGAGCAAGTGGTTCGCGGCAACGGCGAAGAGTACTCTGCTGCAGAGTGCGTCCCCGTACTGATTTATCCCAACCCGCTGAATCCCACACGCTACATCGTTCTGAACAGTGGATTTACCTATCGCGAATTCGCCTACCTCAACAATGCGCGACAAATCCCGATGCTTCCCGATTGGGCGATTGTCGACATTCGCGAGGGAGCGACCAGCCAGTATCCTGGCAAGATCCTAGACGCGGGCTTCTTCAGCGAGGACTGGCAATGGAAGTAA